A single window of Methylomarinum sp. Ch1-1 DNA harbors:
- the fdhD gene encoding formate dehydrogenase accessory sulfurtransferase FdhD, with amino-acid sequence MDNIAAELGWSSYSQGMVDSWHGSNHARKEDYVAEEVPIVLVYNNQPHVVMLTTPLDLEDFALGFSLTEGIIRHRSELHSVRVVQRAKGIEVRMRIPEQRFSCILDKGRNMTGRTGCGLCGATTLEQAIRQPPPVGRGPVVDAEQMMSALGAMRDKQSLNQLTGSVHATAWLALDQGITMIREDIGRHNALDKLIGALTKSEADFDRGCLLITSRASYEMVQKAASVGITVMAAISAPTALAIKLARECGLTLVGYARNDNHVIYTHPHRIQHYQTIAS; translated from the coding sequence ATGGACAACATCGCAGCCGAGTTAGGTTGGTCCAGTTACAGCCAAGGAATGGTCGACAGTTGGCATGGTTCCAACCATGCCCGCAAGGAAGATTATGTCGCCGAGGAAGTGCCGATCGTGCTGGTCTACAACAACCAGCCGCATGTCGTGATGCTGACGACGCCGCTGGATCTGGAGGATTTCGCCCTCGGTTTTAGTTTGACCGAGGGGATTATCCGCCATCGTTCCGAATTGCACTCGGTTCGGGTCGTGCAACGAGCCAAAGGTATCGAAGTCAGAATGCGGATACCGGAGCAACGATTCAGTTGCATCCTCGACAAAGGCCGTAACATGACCGGTCGGACCGGTTGCGGCTTGTGCGGCGCGACTACGCTGGAACAAGCCATCAGGCAACCGCCTCCAGTTGGCCGCGGTCCCGTGGTGGACGCTGAACAAATGATGTCCGCGCTGGGCGCAATGCGGGATAAGCAGTCTCTGAACCAGCTCACCGGTTCGGTTCATGCGACGGCCTGGCTGGCGCTGGACCAGGGCATCACGATGATTCGCGAGGATATCGGCCGCCATAATGCCTTGGATAAGCTGATCGGCGCATTGACCAAAAGCGAAGCCGATTTCGATCGCGGTTGCCTGCTGATCACCAGTCGCGCCAGTTATGAGATGGTGCAAAAGGCTGCCAGCGTCGGCATTACCGTGATGGCGGCGATTTCGGCGCCGACCGCGCTGGCGATTAAATTGGCGAGGGAATGCGGCTTAACTCTAGTCGGTTATGCCCGTAACGATAACCATGTTATCTACACCCATCCGCATCGTATTCAACATTATCAGACTATCGCTTCATAA
- a CDS encoding LexA family protein translates to MTQKSPSQRGGARPGAGRKKGSSAYGESTRAIRIPESMIPKVKTLLARRKQHLGQLNAATSLPAEPLSSVSIPLFTGKVAAGFPSPADDYVEKTLDLNELLIQKPAATFFVRAEGESMLGAGIHPNDILVVDRSIEPAVGKIVICALNGELTVKRLKSLGRNMVLAAENPDYADIVVDEEVDLVVWGVVTNVIHKL, encoded by the coding sequence ATGACTCAAAAATCCCCTTCCCAACGCGGCGGCGCACGACCGGGCGCGGGCCGCAAAAAAGGCTCCTCGGCCTATGGCGAAAGCACCCGGGCGATACGCATCCCGGAGAGCATGATTCCGAAGGTGAAAACCCTGCTAGCGAGGCGCAAACAACATTTAGGCCAACTCAATGCGGCGACCTCATTACCGGCGGAGCCACTCAGCAGTGTCAGCATTCCGTTGTTTACCGGCAAGGTCGCAGCCGGTTTTCCGTCCCCGGCCGACGATTATGTCGAAAAAACCTTGGACTTGAATGAGCTGCTGATCCAAAAACCGGCCGCAACCTTTTTCGTTCGCGCCGAGGGGGAGTCGATGCTGGGCGCCGGCATACACCCGAATGATATTCTGGTCGTCGATCGCTCCATCGAACCGGCGGTCGGCAAGATCGTTATCTGTGCCTTGAATGGCGAGTTGACGGTCAAACGCCTAAAGAGCCTGGGCCGCAACATGGTGTTGGCCGCAGAGAATCCGGATTATGCCGATATCGTCGTCGATGAAGAGGTCGATTTGGTAGTCTGGGGCGTCGTGACCAATGTGATTCACAAGCTCTGA
- a CDS encoding DUF434 domain-containing protein, with amino-acid sequence MNPLEHRHRNAHPDDDGLFTGPSLLRLQAAVDELCWLFNRGYARHSAIKLVGDHHQLVKRQRLAIGRAACSDDSKNARLAKCVELNDIKGQPLLIDGFNLIITLEAAIAGAVLLRCRDHCIRDLASVHGTYHQVGETETAITLIGRTLAEFQPRSVHWLFDKPISNSGRLANLVRRVGEKNDWNWQAELLVNPDRALAASAKVAVTSDSAILDAVDHWLNLSAYLLERHFQHAWLIDLS; translated from the coding sequence ATGAATCCGTTGGAACATAGACATCGTAATGCTCACCCCGATGACGACGGCCTATTCACCGGGCCAAGCCTACTACGTTTGCAGGCGGCCGTCGACGAGCTTTGCTGGCTGTTCAATCGCGGTTACGCCAGGCATTCGGCGATTAAGTTGGTCGGCGATCATCATCAACTGGTAAAACGTCAACGCCTGGCCATCGGCAGAGCCGCTTGTTCCGATGACAGCAAAAATGCCAGACTCGCCAAGTGCGTCGAGCTGAACGACATCAAAGGCCAGCCGCTGCTGATCGATGGCTTCAATCTGATCATCACGTTGGAAGCGGCCATCGCCGGCGCCGTGTTGCTGCGTTGTCGCGACCACTGCATCCGCGACCTGGCCAGCGTACACGGCACCTACCATCAGGTCGGGGAAACCGAAACTGCGATAACGCTGATCGGCCGAACGCTGGCCGAATTCCAACCGCGCAGCGTCCATTGGTTGTTTGACAAGCCGATCTCGAACAGCGGTAGATTGGCGAATTTGGTTCGCCGCGTCGGCGAAAAAAATGACTGGAATTGGCAGGCGGAATTGCTCGTCAATCCGGACCGGGCGCTTGCGGCCAGCGCCAAGGTCGCCGTCACCTCCGATTCGGCGATACTCGATGCCGTCGATCATTGGCTGAACCTGTCCGCTTATCTGCTGGAACGGCATTTTCAACATGCATGGCTTATCGACTTGTCTTGA
- a CDS encoding alpha/beta fold hydrolase, which produces MLCLLIMLINGCAQQKPLNARYPLWGRPINLPATDGQTRHLQILEPKDSEACILIVHGMNEYIGRYGEIAAYFADRYTVAGLDLSAHGLSNPVIARADENIKAGNGKQDISEAFLEQSRIRDLQPMRQDFERALSYLQHHCHRRSADQAMPVFILSHSLGSLVAASWLLQTEDSELKHSIAGMIFSGPAFSVTEVPGWRGWLQTPLVRFTYHTHEHFLNPHDEALPLLLFNQLLALVTVPIQDGLIELLSLPGMRQLFSPSTPDWVVDYLSDWEAERRRHNADPFIIRRSVLRYVLAVEKEVIRFRRRMAEFNTPYLLIYSEHDPITPAWGNEDFVAASRQNHRDNDVMMLAGAHHHEQLFSEPALRRQVLEKIASWLLLRTAEH; this is translated from the coding sequence ATGCTCTGCCTGCTGATCATGCTGATTAACGGCTGCGCCCAGCAAAAGCCGCTGAATGCCCGCTATCCGCTATGGGGCCGCCCAATCAATCTGCCCGCGACCGACGGCCAAACCCGGCATTTGCAAATATTGGAGCCTAAGGACAGCGAGGCCTGCATCCTGATCGTGCACGGCATGAACGAATACATCGGACGTTACGGCGAAATCGCCGCTTATTTCGCCGACCGTTATACCGTCGCCGGCCTGGACCTGAGCGCGCACGGCCTCAGCAATCCCGTCATTGCCCGCGCCGATGAAAACATCAAGGCCGGCAATGGCAAGCAGGATATCAGCGAGGCGTTTCTGGAACAGTCCCGCATCCGCGATCTGCAGCCGATGCGGCAAGACTTTGAACGAGCCCTGAGCTATCTGCAGCATCATTGTCACCGACGATCAGCCGATCAAGCGATGCCGGTTTTCATCCTGTCGCACAGCCTGGGCTCACTGGTCGCCGCCTCCTGGCTGTTGCAAACCGAGGACAGCGAACTGAAACACAGCATCGCCGGCATGATCTTCAGCGGCCCGGCCTTCTCGGTCACCGAGGTTCCCGGCTGGCGCGGTTGGCTGCAGACCCCGTTGGTTCGTTTCACCTACCATACGCACGAACACTTCCTCAATCCGCACGATGAAGCCTTGCCGTTACTGTTGTTCAACCAGTTGTTGGCCCTCGTCACGGTGCCGATCCAGGACGGCCTGATCGAGTTGCTGTCATTGCCGGGCATGAGGCAACTGTTTTCACCGTCTACTCCAGACTGGGTCGTCGATTACCTGAGCGACTGGGAAGCGGAGCGCCGCCGTCATAACGCCGACCCCTTCATCATCCGCCGTTCCGTATTACGCTATGTGCTGGCGGTGGAAAAGGAAGTGATTCGATTCAGGCGGCGGATGGCGGAATTCAACACGCCCTATCTGCTCATATATTCCGAGCATGACCCGATCACCCCGGCCTGGGGCAATGAAGATTTCGTCGCTGCCAGCCGACAAAATCATCGCGATAATGACGTGATGATGCTGGCCGGCGCCCATCATCATGAACAGCTGTTTTCGGAACCGGCCTTACGCCGACAGGTGCTGGAAAAAATAGCTTCCTGGTTACTGCTGAGAACGGCCGAACATTGA
- a CDS encoding Y-family DNA polymerase: MTPPIRLALVDCNNFYVSCERLFRPDLRDKPVAVLSNNDGCIVARSQEVKALGIKMGAPVHQVRPLIRRHRIELFSSNYALYADLSNRVMQCLESFTPRIEVYSIDESFLDLSGIGDRDIEAYGRGIKQTVYRVTGIPVCVGIGPTKTLAKLANYAAKKWRKTGGALDLSCPVRREKLMRLVPVNEVWGIGPSTAQRLRQMGIESVYDLAQQPVESLHGQFNIVLARTVMELNGQACLTLDEIAPDKQQIVCSRSFKRRLTDYHELAEALSHFCSRAAEKLRRQGSVAGSITVFLRTNPFNPEEPQYQRSLYAMLGQSTQDTRKIIETAKRLLKEGYRPGYRYQKCGVQLGHIKAETPLRQLDLFAMSDPEQDEYGKSRMLMAAMDQINKRFHQGIAVSTAGLDQHWQTRVERRSCRYTTNWDELAVAQCR, from the coding sequence ATGACGCCGCCGATCCGCCTCGCCCTGGTTGACTGCAATAACTTCTATGTCAGTTGCGAACGGCTGTTCCGTCCCGACCTGAGGGACAAGCCGGTCGCCGTGCTCAGCAATAACGACGGCTGCATCGTGGCTCGCAGCCAAGAAGTCAAGGCGCTGGGCATCAAGATGGGGGCGCCCGTTCATCAGGTGCGGCCATTGATCAGGCGGCACCGCATCGAGCTGTTTTCGTCCAATTACGCGTTGTATGCCGATCTTTCGAACAGGGTCATGCAATGCCTGGAGTCGTTCACGCCGCGGATTGAAGTCTATTCCATCGACGAGTCTTTTCTTGACCTGAGCGGCATCGGGGATCGCGACATAGAGGCCTACGGACGAGGGATCAAGCAAACGGTTTACCGGGTCACCGGCATCCCGGTTTGTGTCGGTATAGGTCCGACCAAGACGCTGGCCAAGCTGGCCAACTATGCGGCCAAGAAATGGCGCAAAACCGGCGGCGCGCTCGATTTATCCTGTCCCGTCAGGCGCGAGAAACTGATGCGCCTAGTGCCGGTCAACGAAGTGTGGGGCATCGGGCCCAGCACGGCGCAACGGCTACGGCAAATGGGCATCGAATCGGTATATGACTTGGCGCAGCAGCCTGTCGAAAGCCTGCACGGTCAGTTTAACATCGTGCTGGCGAGAACGGTGATGGAACTGAATGGCCAGGCCTGTTTGACGCTGGATGAAATCGCGCCGGACAAACAGCAAATCGTTTGTTCACGCAGCTTTAAACGCCGGCTGACGGACTATCACGAGCTGGCCGAGGCGCTGAGTCATTTTTGCAGCCGAGCCGCGGAAAAGTTGCGCCGGCAAGGCTCGGTCGCCGGCTCCATCACCGTCTTCCTCCGCACCAACCCGTTCAACCCCGAAGAACCGCAATATCAGCGCTCACTCTATGCGATGCTGGGGCAGAGCACCCAGGATACGCGCAAGATTATCGAGACGGCCAAACGTCTGTTGAAAGAAGGTTACAGGCCCGGCTACCGTTATCAAAAATGCGGGGTGCAGCTGGGCCACATCAAAGCGGAGACGCCCCTTCGGCAGCTGGATTTGTTTGCAATGAGCGACCCGGAGCAAGATGAATACGGCAAAAGCCGCATGTTAATGGCGGCGATGGACCAGATCAACAAGCGTTTTCACCAGGGCATTGCCGTCAGCACGGCCGGCCTCGATCAGCACTGGCAAACTCGGGTCGAACGACGCTCCTGCCGTTATACGACAAACTGGGACGAGCTGGCCGTGGCGCAATGCCGATGA
- a CDS encoding formate dehydrogenase subunit delta — translation MDKLNLVKMANNIGAYFQSEPDREVAITGIEQHIRKFWEPRMRTQIIDYLKEDGSELMDIVAEAVRNLSVQK, via the coding sequence ATGGACAAACTAAACCTGGTCAAAATGGCCAACAATATCGGTGCTTATTTTCAATCGGAACCAGACAGAGAAGTAGCCATAACCGGCATCGAGCAACATATCAGAAAATTCTGGGAACCGCGCATGAGAACCCAGATTATCGACTATCTGAAAGAGGACGGTTCCGAATTGATGGATATTGTCGCCGAAGCGGTGCGTAATTTATCGGTACAAAAATAG